A single Brachybacterium sillae DNA region contains:
- a CDS encoding MFS transporter yields MSAAIDQHRPDTIAGTTAPDAPDTTAAAHPHGTGFLHQPRAVWEIAFATTVSFMGIGLVDPILPAISRELNATPGQAMLLFTSYLFITGLAMFGTSWFSGRFGVRTTLITGLLLIVLFAGLASVSRDVAQIINLRAGWGLGNALFISTALAAIVAAAHGSTTGEIILFESALGLGLAIGPLLGGLFGSVSWRAPFAGTAVLMGIGALGIITLMRERVEAPRVEPTAALRALRNPALLTLAASAVCYNFAFFILLAYSPFPLEAAAEAHGTHITPMGIGGVFFGWGLSVAVTSVLVAPRLTRTIGLIPTLLCIYGGMAVVLGLLAALHSSMVAIIVLIIVGGLLLGVTNTALTEAVMEATDLPGNVASSAYSGVRFIGGSFAPAVAGPLALSAGAFAPYALGAASMVAAGVALLLGHRHLDRLKARPHLDAQSEATAVAYGDRV; encoded by the coding sequence ATGAGCGCTGCTATCGACCAGCACCGTCCCGACACCATCGCCGGCACCACCGCGCCCGACGCCCCCGACACCACCGCCGCCGCGCACCCCCACGGCACCGGTTTCCTCCACCAGCCCCGCGCGGTCTGGGAGATCGCCTTCGCCACCACCGTGTCGTTCATGGGCATCGGATTGGTCGACCCGATCCTCCCGGCCATCAGCCGCGAACTGAACGCCACCCCCGGCCAGGCCATGCTGCTGTTCACCAGCTACCTGTTCATCACGGGCCTGGCCATGTTCGGCACCAGCTGGTTCTCCGGGCGCTTCGGCGTGCGCACCACCCTCATCACCGGCCTGCTGCTGATCGTGCTGTTCGCGGGCCTGGCCAGTGTCTCCAGGGACGTCGCGCAGATCATCAACCTGCGGGCCGGGTGGGGCCTGGGCAACGCGCTGTTCATCTCCACCGCTCTCGCAGCGATCGTCGCCGCCGCCCACGGCAGCACCACCGGGGAGATCATCCTGTTCGAGTCGGCGCTCGGGCTCGGGCTCGCGATCGGGCCGCTCCTCGGCGGGCTGTTCGGGTCCGTCTCCTGGCGGGCGCCGTTCGCCGGCACCGCCGTGCTCATGGGCATCGGCGCCCTCGGGATCATCACCCTCATGCGCGAGCGGGTCGAGGCCCCCCGCGTGGAGCCCACCGCCGCCCTGCGGGCCCTGCGCAACCCGGCGCTGCTGACCCTCGCCGCCTCCGCCGTCTGCTACAACTTCGCGTTCTTCATCCTGCTGGCATACTCGCCGTTCCCGCTGGAGGCCGCCGCGGAGGCCCACGGCACCCACATCACGCCCATGGGCATCGGCGGGGTGTTCTTCGGGTGGGGACTGTCGGTGGCCGTGACCTCGGTGCTCGTCGCCCCGCGCCTGACCCGCACCATCGGTCTCATCCCCACCCTGCTGTGCATCTACGGCGGCATGGCCGTGGTGCTGGGGCTGCTCGCCGCCCTGCACAGTTCGATGGTCGCGATCATCGTGCTGATCATCGTCGGCGGCCTGCTGCTGGGGGTCACCAACACGGCGCTGACCGAGGCCGTCATGGAGGCCACCGACTTGCCCGGCAACGTGGCCAGCTCCGCCTACTCCGGGGTGCGGTTCATCGGCGGGTCCTTCGCACCGGCCGTCGCCGGACCGCTGGCGCTGTCGGCAGGGGCTTTCGCCCCGTACGCGCTGGGCGCCGCCTCGATGGTGGCCGCCGGTGTGGCCCTGTTGCTGGGGCACCGCCACCTGGACCGTCTGAAGGCGCGGCCGCACCTGGACGCCCAGAGTGAGGCCACCGCGGTCGCGTACGGCGACCGGGTCTGA
- the rplI gene encoding 50S ribosomal protein L9: MTTKLILTSEVSGLGTAGDVVEVKDGYARNFLLPRNLATPWTKGGQRQLDQIVAARAKRAIASLEEAQALRDLLQSKPVVVSERAGENGRLFGAVTTAEIAESVKELHGKDIDRRTVEFTAPVKALGEHKITVRLHEDVVAHVLLQVVAAKGSKA, translated from the coding sequence ATGACCACCAAGCTCATCCTCACCAGTGAGGTCTCCGGCCTCGGCACCGCCGGCGATGTCGTCGAGGTCAAGGACGGCTACGCCCGCAACTTCCTGCTGCCCCGCAACCTGGCCACCCCGTGGACCAAGGGCGGTCAGCGTCAGCTCGACCAGATCGTCGCGGCCCGCGCCAAGCGCGCCATCGCCTCCCTGGAGGAGGCGCAGGCCCTGCGCGACCTGCTGCAGTCCAAGCCGGTCGTCGTCTCCGAGCGCGCCGGTGAGAACGGCCGCCTGTTCGGCGCCGTGACCACCGCCGAGATCGCCGAGAGCGTCAAGGAGCTGCACGGCAAGGACATCGACCGCCGCACCGTCGAGTTCACCGCCCCGGTGAAGGCGCTCGGCGAGCACAAGATCACCGTGCGCCTGCACGAGGACGTGGTGGCCCATGTGCTGCTGCAGGTCGTCGCGGCCAAGGGCTCCAAGGCCTGA
- the rpsR gene encoding 30S ribosomal protein S18 produces MAKPVLRKPKKKQNPLKAAGVEKVDYKDAALLRKFISDRGKIRARRVTGVTVQEQRQIAKAVKNAREIALLPYSTSGR; encoded by the coding sequence ATGGCCAAGCCTGTTCTTCGCAAGCCGAAGAAGAAGCAGAACCCGCTGAAGGCGGCGGGTGTCGAGAAGGTCGACTACAAGGACGCCGCCCTGCTGCGGAAGTTCATCTCCGACCGCGGCAAGATCCGTGCGCGCCGCGTCACCGGCGTCACCGTCCAGGAGCAGCGTCAGATCGCGAAGGCCGTGAAGAACGCCCGCGAGATCGCCCTGCTGCCCTACTCGACCTCCGGTCGCTGA
- the rpsF gene encoding 30S ribosomal protein S6 has product MRKYEMVVILDPSIDERTVGGTFEKLVQVIPAEGGTVDGVDVWGKRKFAYEIDKKQEGVYIVLTFTSKPETAQELDRQLGLNESVLRTKLMRVDEK; this is encoded by the coding sequence ATGCGCAAGTACGAGATGGTCGTGATCCTCGACCCGTCGATCGACGAGCGGACTGTCGGCGGGACCTTCGAGAAGCTCGTCCAGGTGATCCCCGCCGAAGGCGGCACCGTGGACGGCGTCGACGTGTGGGGCAAGCGGAAGTTCGCCTACGAGATCGACAAGAAGCAGGAGGGCGTCTACATCGTCCTCACCTTCACCTCCAAGCCGGAGACCGCCCAGGAGCTCGATCGTCAGCTCGGTCTGAACGAGTCGGTCCTGCGCACCAAGCTGATGCGGGTCGACGAGAAGTGA
- a CDS encoding IS1634 family transposase, whose product MSPFLRKVTTASGATAVQVVVKEGRRNKILEHLGSAHTEAELAVLMRAGRDKLNAGQETLDLGLEQDPQAAVVRSMRSRLLLDVLQATWRGLGFDALEDEAFFQLVAARLIFPTSMLDSARVLSEVGIDPVHRSTMKRCLTRIQQCKYRDQIAKNCFEHASTSGDISLVLYDVTTLYFEAEHEDELRKVGYSKERRVDPQIVVGLLVDRGGFPLEIGCFEGNKAETTTIVPIIQQFQARHGLADMVVVADAGMLSTANLTALNEAGLRFIVGSRQVKAPGDLAHHFHWNGDAFTDGQLIDTITPRHGNTKTDTKQHRWEPVWDPTEHPGHWRAVWAFSKKRAIRDGHTLTAQENRARAVIDGDVTVKSTRFVKTTAAGRSLDEASLKRARSLVGLKGYVTNIPATVMSAAEVLSSYHDLWQVEQSFRMSKTDLQARPMFHRQRDAIEAHLTIVFTALAMARLLQAQTGFSIRKIIRTLRPLQDVTITLAGQDITAKAELTDDARTILKALKMT is encoded by the coding sequence GTGAGCCCGTTTTTGAGGAAGGTGACCACGGCGTCTGGCGCGACTGCCGTGCAGGTGGTCGTTAAGGAGGGTCGGCGGAACAAGATCCTTGAGCACCTCGGGTCCGCGCATACCGAGGCTGAGCTCGCTGTTTTGATGAGGGCCGGCCGGGACAAGCTCAATGCTGGTCAGGAGACTCTCGACCTCGGCTTGGAGCAGGATCCCCAGGCAGCTGTGGTGCGGTCCATGCGGTCGCGCTTGCTGCTGGACGTGCTCCAGGCGACCTGGAGAGGGCTTGGTTTCGATGCGCTCGAGGACGAGGCGTTCTTCCAGCTCGTCGCCGCGCGTTTGATCTTCCCGACCTCGATGCTCGACTCCGCTCGCGTGCTGAGCGAGGTGGGGATCGATCCGGTGCATCGTTCAACGATGAAGCGCTGCCTGACCCGGATCCAGCAGTGCAAGTACCGCGACCAGATAGCGAAGAACTGCTTTGAACATGCCTCGACCAGCGGCGATATCTCTCTGGTGCTCTATGACGTCACCACGCTCTACTTCGAGGCCGAGCACGAGGACGAACTGCGGAAGGTCGGCTACTCGAAGGAGCGCCGAGTGGATCCGCAGATCGTGGTCGGGCTGCTGGTGGATCGGGGCGGGTTCCCGCTCGAGATCGGTTGCTTCGAGGGCAACAAGGCCGAGACCACGACGATCGTGCCGATCATCCAGCAGTTCCAGGCCCGCCACGGTCTGGCGGACATGGTCGTCGTCGCTGACGCCGGGATGCTCTCCACCGCGAACCTGACCGCCCTTAACGAAGCGGGACTGCGGTTCATCGTCGGGTCGCGGCAGGTCAAAGCCCCTGGTGACCTTGCACATCACTTCCACTGGAACGGTGACGCGTTCACCGACGGGCAGCTGATCGACACCATCACCCCACGTCACGGCAACACGAAAACCGACACGAAGCAGCACCGCTGGGAGCCGGTCTGGGACCCGACGGAGCATCCCGGGCACTGGCGGGCGGTCTGGGCGTTCTCGAAGAAACGCGCCATCCGGGATGGGCACACGCTGACCGCGCAGGAGAACCGAGCCCGCGCTGTGATCGACGGGGACGTGACCGTGAAGTCGACGCGGTTCGTGAAGACCACAGCGGCCGGTCGCAGCCTCGACGAAGCCTCCCTCAAGCGGGCACGGAGCCTCGTGGGGCTGAAGGGCTACGTCACCAACATCCCCGCGACGGTGATGTCCGCGGCGGAGGTGCTCTCCAGCTATCACGACCTGTGGCAGGTCGAGCAGTCCTTCCGGATGAGCAAGACGGACCTACAGGCCAGGCCCATGTTTCATCGGCAGCGGGACGCGATCGAAGCTCACCTCACGATCGTGTTCACCGCCCTGGCAATGGCCCGTCTCCTGCAGGCCCAGACGGGGTTCAGCATCCGCAAGATCATCCGGACCCTACGGCCGTTGCAGGACGTGACCATCACCCTGGCCGGCCAGGACATCACGGCCAAGGCCGAGCTCACTGACGATGCCCGCACCATCCTCAAGGCCCTCAAGATGACTTGA
- a CDS encoding IS110 family transposase — protein sequence MTIVANTFAYVIGADTHSRTHTLAVLDARTGARVDTRTFPTTPAGLSRAVAWIARRTSGLADVLVTIEGVGSYGARLARACQDAGYRVVESFPTAARERRGRGKSDEIDAELIARSVLGVDADNLRDPRQDAGVRAALRVLIGARDLINLERTRSINALTALLRTVDLGIDARASLTKKQLAAIESWRTRQEDLATATARREAIRLARRVAVCDQDLAANRDEITALVAASDAAILLDEPGIGAINAAVIIAAWSHPGRVRSEAAFAVLAGVSPVPASSGNTTRHRLNRGGDRRLNRALSSIALTRMSHHPPTRAYVERRRAEGRTTKEIRRSLKRYIARQLYRRLSEQSGLDNT from the coding sequence ATGACCATCGTCGCAAACACGTTCGCGTATGTCATCGGCGCGGACACCCATTCCAGAACACACACTCTCGCCGTGCTCGACGCGCGCACTGGCGCCAGAGTGGACACTCGGACCTTCCCGACGACGCCGGCGGGATTATCACGCGCGGTCGCGTGGATCGCTCGGCGCACCAGCGGGCTGGCCGATGTGCTCGTAACGATCGAGGGCGTCGGCTCGTATGGCGCCCGGCTCGCGAGAGCATGCCAGGACGCCGGCTACCGGGTCGTGGAGTCGTTCCCGACAGCGGCACGTGAACGTCGCGGACGAGGCAAGAGCGACGAGATCGACGCGGAACTGATCGCCCGCTCCGTGCTCGGCGTCGATGCCGACAACCTCCGTGATCCGCGTCAGGACGCGGGAGTCCGCGCGGCGCTGCGGGTGCTGATCGGCGCCCGCGACCTCATCAACCTCGAACGCACCAGGTCGATCAACGCCTTGACCGCGCTGCTTCGAACGGTCGACCTCGGCATCGACGCCCGCGCCTCGCTCACCAAGAAGCAGCTCGCGGCGATCGAGTCCTGGCGCACGCGACAGGAGGACCTCGCGACCGCGACAGCCCGCCGGGAAGCGATCCGGCTGGCCCGACGGGTTGCCGTCTGCGATCAGGACCTCGCTGCTAACCGTGACGAGATCACCGCGCTGGTCGCCGCCAGCGACGCCGCAATCCTGCTCGACGAGCCCGGGATCGGCGCGATCAACGCGGCCGTGATCATCGCCGCCTGGTCACACCCCGGCCGGGTCCGCTCCGAAGCAGCGTTCGCCGTGCTCGCCGGCGTCAGTCCCGTGCCCGCCTCGAGCGGAAACACCACCCGTCATCGCCTCAACCGAGGAGGCGACAGGCGTCTGAACAGAGCCTTATCGTCGATCGCGCTGACCCGAATGTCGCACCACCCGCCGACCCGCGCCTACGTCGAACGCCGACGAGCCGAAGGACGCACCACCAAGGAAATCCGCCGCTCACTCAAGCGATACATAGCCCGCCAGCTCTACCGCCGCCTCAGCGAGCAGAGCGGACTTGACAACACATAG
- a CDS encoding IS3 family transposase (programmed frameshift): MAAPRKYSEELRDRATRMAMDARKDPATATGAIKRIADQLGIHPEALRTWVRQAEIDGGVRPGTTTDDATRIAQLEREVRELRRANEILKTSAAFFAGRGARPQDQVAREVPTEVVVEYIDTHRDRVVEGRRLGVEPICAVLKDAGVQIAPSTYYAAKNRLPSARAVRDAELIEEIKTVHTDNLGVYGARKVHAELVRKGIAVARCTVERLMRAHGLRGIAREKTRRTTLSEGAETPRPADLVERRFVAEAPNQLWVADLTYIRTYSGWVYAAFVLDVFSRMIVGWQVSTSLRTDLALDALDMGLWARRRAGQDVTGLVHHSDRGVQYRAVRYTERLAEAEAVASVGSRGDSYDNAMAEALNSLFKAECVRNPVMRQGGWKSISDVEIAVAEYVDWYNHRRLHGELGHVPPAEYEATYWATHYPDNRALIEAGTN; this comes from the exons ATGGCAGCACCGCGGAAGTACAGCGAGGAGTTGAGGGACCGCGCGACGCGGATGGCGATGGACGCGCGGAAGGACCCTGCGACGGCCACGGGAGCGATCAAGCGGATCGCCGATCAGCTTGGGATTCATCCCGAGGCGTTGCGGACCTGGGTCCGCCAGGCCGAGATCGATGGTGGGGTCCGGCCCGGCACGACGACGGATGACGCGACGCGGATCGCCCAGCTCGAGCGCGAGGTCCGCGAGCTGCGGCGGGCGAACGAGATCCTGAAGACGTCCGCGGCTTTTTTCGCGG GCCGCGGAGCTCGACCGCAAGATCAAGTAGCCCGCGAAGTGCCGACCGAGGTGGTGGTCGAGTACATCGACACCCACCGCGATCGGGTCGTTGAGGGTCGCCGGCTCGGGGTCGAGCCGATCTGCGCCGTGCTCAAGGACGCCGGCGTGCAGATCGCCCCGAGCACCTACTACGCCGCGAAGAACCGTCTCCCGTCGGCGCGCGCCGTGCGGGACGCTGAGCTGATCGAGGAGATCAAGACCGTGCACACCGACAACCTGGGCGTCTACGGGGCTCGGAAGGTCCACGCCGAGCTGGTCCGCAAGGGCATCGCCGTGGCCCGGTGCACCGTTGAGCGGCTCATGCGCGCTCACGGGTTGCGCGGGATCGCGCGGGAGAAGACCCGCCGCACCACCCTGAGCGAGGGCGCCGAGACGCCACGGCCGGCCGACTTGGTCGAGCGGCGGTTCGTCGCCGAGGCACCGAACCAGCTGTGGGTGGCGGATCTGACCTACATCCGCACCTACTCCGGGTGGGTCTACGCCGCGTTCGTCCTGGACGTCTTCTCCCGGATGATCGTCGGCTGGCAAGTCTCGACCTCGCTGCGCACCGACCTGGCCCTGGACGCCCTGGACATGGGTCTGTGGGCCAGGCGTCGCGCCGGGCAGGACGTCACCGGTCTGGTCCACCACTCCGACAGGGGCGTGCAATACCGCGCGGTTCGCTACACCGAGCGGCTCGCCGAGGCCGAGGCTGTCGCCTCGGTGGGGTCCCGCGGCGATTCGTATGACAACGCGATGGCGGAGGCGCTGAACTCGCTGTTCAAGGCCGAGTGCGTGCGCAACCCGGTCATGCGTCAGGGCGGCTGGAAGTCCATCAGCGACGTCGAGATCGCCGTCGCTGAGTACGTCGACTGGTACAACCACCGGCGCCTGCACGGCGAGCTCGGCCACGTCCCGCCCGCCGAGTACGAGGCCACCTACTGGGCCACCCACTACCCTGACAACCGCGCCCTCATCGAGGCCGGAACCAACTAA
- a CDS encoding transglycosylase domain-containing protein, protein MNEAGRPDQGSQPGAPRSRGSRGRRAAGVHAAASSTSGRLSGLAASVSRAGSDRSRTSPEQPRPARRRAAGAEAGATGSERGSSRTGGRRAAVAAGTGAATAGAPAGAAAAGTASRRRAEQRGRAARTGAAASAAGGRARATNILNYPRAGKTGFWRWLPSWQMVFGAMALFVLAGLGGAWWLYSTTDVPEPDQIALAQSTTVYYADGKTKIGSFSEVNRTILPNDQIPENIKQAVVASEDASFYENRGVSPRGILRALVNNLSGGARQGGSTITQQYVERYYTGTTTSYSGKVKEMVMALKIDQELEKDEILSRYLNTIYFGRGAYGVQAASQAYFGKDAKDLTDAEAALLVAVIPAPSAYDPAKNPERAASLWDRVVERQVNSTGTLTAAEADQLQFPETIPPNSRNVLGGTNGYLLQMVRGELTGMGLSEDEVNQGGFTIVSSFDPAIQKNILDAVAGLPDDRPALNKVGIMTIEPATGAIKGVYGGPDYVEQARNDATQSRMQAGSIFKTFTLIAALEEGYSLNSTWDGNSPAEFNGWTVNNFGDRSYGRVSLRGATTDSVNTAYAELNLEIGPQRTRETAVKLGLPEKTPGLTDEPSNVLGSASPTVAEMAEVYATLAAQGVHRTPHTVLKMTRPDGSVQYEWKDDGERVLDEGVAINATQALLGPPSEGSASYVGREMDREVAGKTGTSSSFRSAWFVGYTPQLVTAVGMFQPSEDGKTEMPLTPFGGAENMTGGYWPVRLWVAVMQPSLEGQEELEFPEAVRLERQRTSNTDRERQRQEDRQEQRERQRDRERQRERQRQRERERERERQREREQQQDQPAEQQPAPQPSAPEPPAEQQPAPQPPAPEPPAPEPPAPEPPSSQPPAPEPPASEPPAQDQPAEQQPAPQPEPGNGGGNGGGNGGGDASPGPVTPGG, encoded by the coding sequence GTGAACGAAGCCGGTCGGCCCGACCAGGGCTCCCAGCCCGGCGCCCCCCGCTCTCGCGGCTCCCGGGGCCGCCGAGCGGCCGGAGTGCATGCCGCCGCGTCCTCGACGTCTGGCCGACTGAGCGGCCTCGCGGCGAGTGTCTCCCGGGCCGGTTCTGACCGTTCCCGCACCTCGCCGGAGCAGCCACGGCCCGCCAGGCGGCGCGCCGCCGGCGCGGAGGCCGGGGCCACCGGGTCCGAGCGCGGCAGCAGCCGGACGGGTGGTCGGCGAGCCGCCGTGGCGGCCGGGACCGGTGCCGCGACCGCGGGTGCGCCGGCGGGCGCCGCCGCGGCCGGGACCGCCTCCCGTCGTCGGGCCGAGCAGCGCGGCCGAGCCGCCCGCACGGGCGCAGCCGCCTCGGCCGCCGGTGGACGGGCCAGGGCGACGAACATCCTCAACTACCCGCGGGCCGGGAAGACCGGATTCTGGCGGTGGCTGCCGTCCTGGCAGATGGTGTTCGGCGCGATGGCCCTCTTCGTGCTCGCCGGTCTCGGTGGCGCCTGGTGGCTGTACTCCACCACCGATGTGCCCGAGCCGGACCAGATCGCCCTGGCGCAGAGCACGACCGTCTACTACGCGGATGGCAAGACCAAGATCGGGAGTTTCAGCGAGGTCAACCGCACGATCCTCCCGAACGACCAGATCCCCGAGAACATCAAGCAGGCCGTCGTCGCCAGCGAGGACGCCAGCTTCTACGAGAACCGCGGCGTGTCCCCGCGCGGCATCCTCCGCGCCCTGGTGAACAACCTGAGCGGCGGCGCCCGACAGGGCGGTTCGACCATCACCCAGCAGTACGTGGAGCGCTACTACACCGGCACCACCACCTCCTACAGCGGGAAGGTGAAGGAGATGGTGATGGCGCTGAAGATCGACCAGGAGCTCGAGAAGGACGAGATCCTCTCCCGCTACCTGAACACGATCTACTTCGGCCGCGGCGCGTACGGCGTGCAGGCTGCCTCCCAGGCGTACTTCGGGAAGGATGCCAAGGACCTCACCGATGCCGAGGCCGCACTGCTGGTCGCGGTGATCCCGGCGCCCTCCGCCTACGACCCGGCGAAGAACCCCGAGCGGGCCGCGTCCCTGTGGGACCGCGTGGTCGAGCGACAGGTCAACAGCACCGGCACCCTCACCGCCGCGGAGGCCGACCAGCTGCAGTTCCCCGAGACCATCCCGCCCAACAGCCGCAACGTGCTGGGCGGCACCAACGGCTACCTGCTGCAGATGGTCCGCGGCGAGCTGACGGGCATGGGCCTGTCGGAGGACGAGGTCAACCAGGGCGGCTTCACCATCGTGTCGTCCTTCGACCCCGCCATCCAGAAGAACATCCTCGACGCGGTCGCCGGCCTGCCCGACGACCGGCCCGCGCTCAACAAGGTCGGCATCATGACGATCGAGCCCGCCACGGGGGCGATCAAGGGCGTGTACGGCGGACCCGACTACGTCGAGCAGGCCCGCAACGACGCCACCCAGTCGCGCATGCAGGCCGGCTCGATCTTCAAGACCTTCACGCTGATCGCAGCCCTCGAGGAGGGGTACTCGCTGAACTCCACCTGGGACGGCAACAGTCCCGCCGAGTTCAACGGCTGGACCGTGAACAACTTCGGTGACCGCTCCTACGGGCGGGTGAGCCTGCGCGGCGCCACCACCGACTCGGTGAACACCGCCTACGCGGAGTTGAACCTCGAGATCGGCCCGCAGCGCACCCGCGAGACCGCCGTGAAGCTGGGCCTGCCGGAGAAGACCCCCGGTCTGACCGACGAGCCCTCCAACGTGCTGGGTTCGGCCAGCCCGACGGTCGCCGAGATGGCCGAGGTGTACGCGACCCTCGCCGCGCAGGGTGTGCACCGCACCCCCCACACCGTGCTGAAGATGACGCGGCCCGACGGGTCCGTGCAGTACGAGTGGAAGGACGACGGCGAGCGGGTGCTCGACGAGGGGGTGGCGATCAACGCCACGCAGGCCCTGTTGGGCCCGCCCTCCGAGGGTTCCGCCTCGTATGTGGGCCGGGAGATGGACCGCGAGGTGGCGGGCAAGACCGGTACCTCCTCCTCGTTCCGCTCGGCCTGGTTCGTGGGGTACACCCCGCAGCTGGTGACCGCGGTCGGCATGTTCCAGCCCAGTGAGGACGGGAAGACGGAGATGCCGCTGACCCCGTTCGGCGGCGCGGAGAACATGACCGGTGGCTACTGGCCGGTGCGCCTGTGGGTGGCCGTCATGCAGCCGAGCCTCGAGGGGCAGGAGGAGCTGGAGTTCCCGGAGGCCGTGCGTCTGGAGCGGCAGCGCACCAGCAACACCGACCGAGAGCGCCAGCGTCAGGAGGACCGTCAGGAGCAACGGGAGCGCCAGCGGGACCGCGAACGTCAGCGCGAGCGTCAGCGTCAGCGAGAGCGCGAACGTGAGCGGGAGCGCCAGCGCGAGCGGGAGCAGCAGCAGGATCAGCCCGCCGAACAGCAGCCCGCCCCCCAGCCGTCCGCGCCGGAGCCGCCGGCCGAGCAGCAGCCCGCTCCCCAGCCGCCTGCGCCGGAGCCGCCTGCGCCGGAGCCGCCGGCGCCGGAGCCTCCATCCTCGCAGCCGCCGGCCCCGGAGCCGCCGGCGTCTGAGCCCCCGGCCCAGGACCAGCCGGCCGAGCAGCAGCCTGCGCCGCAGCCCGAGCCCGGCAATGGTGGTGGCAACGGCGGTGGAAACGGCGGCGGTGACGCCAGCCCGGGTCCGGTGACCCCGGGCGGCTGA
- a CDS encoding NAD(P)/FAD-dependent oxidoreductase, protein MEQVSGGRPIRCAVNPRCGLETEFPADIPTRDAEGRTAIVVGGGPAGAEAAETLALRGMTVDLYEATDSLGGQIVPGSNPPGKGAMRWVIENYEVRLRTAGVEVHLNTEATVDSVRESGADAVVLATGALPSAPRSIPGIDGPTVVDAVDVLEGRVEVGPTCVVVGSGMTGLETAELLMTQGHTVSVHEMAEAIGAGAFRGNIQSVAMKLEAGGVPMRTGHRLTAITPSEAVFDTAEGEVHENADTVVLAMGMRPRRDLAEALDAAGVPCTVVGDAAQVGKVATAVLDGFRTGRSLELADAH, encoded by the coding sequence GTGGAGCAGGTCAGCGGCGGCCGCCCGATCCGCTGCGCGGTCAACCCCCGCTGCGGGCTGGAGACCGAGTTCCCCGCCGACATCCCCACCCGGGATGCGGAGGGCCGGACGGCGATCGTCGTCGGGGGTGGCCCCGCCGGTGCGGAGGCCGCGGAGACCCTCGCCCTGCGCGGCATGACCGTGGACCTGTACGAGGCGACCGACTCACTGGGTGGGCAGATCGTGCCCGGATCGAACCCGCCCGGGAAGGGCGCGATGCGCTGGGTGATCGAGAACTACGAGGTGCGCCTGCGCACCGCGGGCGTCGAGGTGCATCTGAACACCGAGGCCACCGTGGATTCGGTGCGGGAATCCGGCGCCGATGCGGTGGTGCTGGCCACCGGGGCGCTGCCGTCGGCGCCGCGCTCGATCCCCGGCATCGACGGGCCGACGGTCGTCGATGCCGTCGACGTGCTGGAGGGGCGCGTGGAGGTGGGGCCGACCTGTGTGGTCGTCGGCTCCGGCATGACGGGCCTGGAGACGGCCGAGCTGCTGATGACCCAGGGCCACACGGTGTCGGTGCACGAGATGGCCGAGGCGATCGGTGCGGGCGCGTTCCGTGGGAACATCCAATCGGTGGCGATGAAGCTCGAGGCGGGCGGGGTGCCGATGCGCACCGGTCATCGCCTCACCGCGATCACCCCCAGCGAGGCGGTGTTCGACACCGCCGAGGGGGAGGTGCACGAGAACGCCGACACGGTGGTGCTCGCGATGGGGATGCGGCCTCGCCGCGACCTGGCCGAGGCTCTCGACGCGGCCGGGGTGCCGTGCACCGTGGTCGGGGACGCCGCGCAGGTCGGAAAGGTCGCTACCGCTGTGCTCGACGGCTTCCGCACCGGACGGTCCCTGGAGCTGGCGGACGCGCACTGA
- a CDS encoding single-stranded DNA-binding protein — protein MAGDTVITVVGNLTADPELRFTQSGVAVASFTVASTPRTFDRQANEWKDGEALFMRCSIWRDAAENVAESLEKGARVIVQGRLKQRSFTDRDGNNRTVIEMDVDEVGPSLRYATAKPAKVQRGGGGGFGGGPRGGGQGGGQGGYGNQGGGNGGYGNQGGYGNQGGGYGGNPADADPWAGGGNQGGYDEPPF, from the coding sequence ATGGCCGGAGACACCGTCATCACCGTGGTCGGCAACCTCACCGCTGACCCGGAGCTTCGTTTCACGCAGTCCGGCGTCGCGGTGGCGTCGTTCACCGTCGCCTCCACCCCCCGCACGTTCGACCGTCAGGCGAACGAATGGAAGGACGGCGAGGCCCTCTTCATGCGCTGCTCGATCTGGCGCGACGCCGCGGAGAACGTGGCCGAGTCGCTGGAGAAGGGCGCCCGCGTGATCGTCCAGGGCCGCCTCAAGCAGCGGTCCTTCACCGATCGTGACGGCAACAACCGCACCGTCATCGAGATGGACGTCGACGAGGTCGGCCCCTCCCTCCGCTACGCGACCGCGAAGCCCGCCAAGGTGCAGCGCGGCGGCGGTGGCGGATTCGGTGGCGGTCCCCGCGGAGGCGGCCAGGGTGGCGGCCAGGGTGGCTACGGCAACCAGGGCGGCGGCAACGGCGGCTACGGCAACCAGGGGGGCTACGGCAACCAGGGCGGCGGTTACGGCGGCAACCCCGCCGACGCCGACCCGTGGGCCGGTGGCGGCAACCAGGGCGGGTACGACGAGCCCCCGTTCTGA